Proteins from a genomic interval of Oncorhynchus clarkii lewisi isolate Uvic-CL-2024 chromosome 13, UVic_Ocla_1.0, whole genome shotgun sequence:
- the LOC139424626 gene encoding phosphatidylinositol 5-phosphate 4-kinase type-2 beta-like isoform X1: MSSNCTSVAPVSASKTKTKKKHFIGQKVKLFRASEPILSVLMWGVNHTINELSNVPVPVMLMPDDFKAYSKIKVDNHLFNKENLPSRFKFKEYCPMVFRNLRERFSIDDQDYQNSLTRSAPLNSDSQGRFGNRFLSSYDHRFVIKTVSSEDIAEMHNILKKYHQFIVECHGSTLLPQFLGMYRLTVDGVETYLVVTRNVFSHRLTVHRKYDLKGSTVSREASDKEKLGHVRLLSMLRRRGSQKGAKELPTFKDNDFLNEGQKLQIGDDNKKYFLEKLKRDVEFLATLKIMDYSLLVGIHDVDRAEQEEMEVEAGGEEEEYENDGMGGALTGSFGTPPDSPGNPLNFGGFFSPGEFDSSVDVYAIKSNDSAVKKEVYFMAIIDILTHYDAKKKAAHAAKTVKHGAGAEISTVNPEQYSKRFFEFMSNILS, encoded by the exons ATGTCATCCAACTGTACCAGCGTTGCGCCGGTGAGCGCTAGCAAAACGAAGACGAAAAAGAAACATTTTATAGGACAGAAAGTGAAATTATTCCGTGCAAGTGAGCCTATTCTCAGCGTTTTAATGTGGGGTGTCAACCATACG ATCAACGAGTTAAGTAATGTGCCTGTACCAGTAATGCTGATGCCTGATGATTTTAAAGCCTACAGTAAGATCAAAGTGGACAACCACCTATTTAACAA AGAGAACCTGCCCAGCCGTTTTAAATTCAAAGAGTACTGCCCTATGGTGTTCCGCAACCTGAGGGAGAGGTTCTCCATCGATGACCAGGATTACCAG AACTCTCTGACGAGGAGCGCCCCGCTGAACAGCGACTCCCAGGGGCGCTTTGGCAACCGCTTCCTGTCCAGCTACGACCACCGCTTCGTCATCAAGACGGTGTCCAGCGAAGACATCGCCGAGATGCACAACATCCTCAAGAAATACCACCAG TTCATAGTGGAGTGTCATGGCAGCACTCTGCTCCCCCAGTTCCTGGGCATGTACCGGCTAACAGTGGACGGGGTTGAGACGTACCTGGTGGTGACCCGTAATGTATTCAGCCACCGTCTCACCGTGCACCGCAAGTACGACCTGAAG GGTTCCACAGTCTCAAGGGAAGCCAGTGACAAAGAGAAG TTGGGCCATGTCCGACTGCTGTCCATGCTGCGCAGAAGGGGAAGTCAAAAGGGG GCCAAGGAACTCCCCACCTTTAAAGACAACGACTTTCTGAACGAGGGCCAGAAGCTGCAGATAGGAGATGACAACAAGAAGTACTTCTTGGAGAAACTAAAGCGCGACGTAGAG TTCCTGGCCACTCTGAAGATCATGGACTACAGTTTGCTGGTGGGGATCCATGATGTGGACCGGGCAgagcaggaggagatggaggtggaggcaggaggagaggaggaggagtacgaGAACGATGGGATGGGAGGAGCACTCACCGGCTCCTTCGGCACCCCTCCAGACAGCCCTGGGAACCCCCTCAACTTTGGCGGGTTCTTCAGCCCTGGCGAGTTCGACTCCTCCGTGGACGTCTACGCAATCAAGAGCAACGACA GTGCTGTGAAGAAAGAAGTGTACTTCATGGCTATCATCGACATCCTCACGCACTACGACGCTAAGAAAAAAGCTGCACATGCTGCCAAAACTGTGAAACATGGG GCCGGAGCAGAGATCTCCACCGTAAACCCAGAGCAGTACTCCAAAAGATTCTTTGAGTTCATGTCCAACATCCTGTCATAG
- the LOC139424626 gene encoding phosphatidylinositol 5-phosphate 4-kinase type-2 beta-like isoform X2, with translation MSSNCTSVAPVSASKTKTKKKHFIGQKVKLFRASEPILSVLMWGVNHTINELSNVPVPVMLMPDDFKAYSKIKVDNHLFNKENLPSRFKFKEYCPMVFRNLRERFSIDDQDYQNSLTRSAPLNSDSQGRFGNRFLSSYDHRFVIKTVSSEDIAEMHNILKKYHQFIVECHGSTLLPQFLGMYRLTVDGVETYLVVTRNVFSHRLTVHRKYDLKGSTVSREASDKEKAKELPTFKDNDFLNEGQKLQIGDDNKKYFLEKLKRDVEFLATLKIMDYSLLVGIHDVDRAEQEEMEVEAGGEEEEYENDGMGGALTGSFGTPPDSPGNPLNFGGFFSPGEFDSSVDVYAIKSNDSAVKKEVYFMAIIDILTHYDAKKKAAHAAKTVKHGAGAEISTVNPEQYSKRFFEFMSNILS, from the exons ATGTCATCCAACTGTACCAGCGTTGCGCCGGTGAGCGCTAGCAAAACGAAGACGAAAAAGAAACATTTTATAGGACAGAAAGTGAAATTATTCCGTGCAAGTGAGCCTATTCTCAGCGTTTTAATGTGGGGTGTCAACCATACG ATCAACGAGTTAAGTAATGTGCCTGTACCAGTAATGCTGATGCCTGATGATTTTAAAGCCTACAGTAAGATCAAAGTGGACAACCACCTATTTAACAA AGAGAACCTGCCCAGCCGTTTTAAATTCAAAGAGTACTGCCCTATGGTGTTCCGCAACCTGAGGGAGAGGTTCTCCATCGATGACCAGGATTACCAG AACTCTCTGACGAGGAGCGCCCCGCTGAACAGCGACTCCCAGGGGCGCTTTGGCAACCGCTTCCTGTCCAGCTACGACCACCGCTTCGTCATCAAGACGGTGTCCAGCGAAGACATCGCCGAGATGCACAACATCCTCAAGAAATACCACCAG TTCATAGTGGAGTGTCATGGCAGCACTCTGCTCCCCCAGTTCCTGGGCATGTACCGGCTAACAGTGGACGGGGTTGAGACGTACCTGGTGGTGACCCGTAATGTATTCAGCCACCGTCTCACCGTGCACCGCAAGTACGACCTGAAG GGTTCCACAGTCTCAAGGGAAGCCAGTGACAAAGAGAAG GCCAAGGAACTCCCCACCTTTAAAGACAACGACTTTCTGAACGAGGGCCAGAAGCTGCAGATAGGAGATGACAACAAGAAGTACTTCTTGGAGAAACTAAAGCGCGACGTAGAG TTCCTGGCCACTCTGAAGATCATGGACTACAGTTTGCTGGTGGGGATCCATGATGTGGACCGGGCAgagcaggaggagatggaggtggaggcaggaggagaggaggaggagtacgaGAACGATGGGATGGGAGGAGCACTCACCGGCTCCTTCGGCACCCCTCCAGACAGCCCTGGGAACCCCCTCAACTTTGGCGGGTTCTTCAGCCCTGGCGAGTTCGACTCCTCCGTGGACGTCTACGCAATCAAGAGCAACGACA GTGCTGTGAAGAAAGAAGTGTACTTCATGGCTATCATCGACATCCTCACGCACTACGACGCTAAGAAAAAAGCTGCACATGCTGCCAAAACTGTGAAACATGGG GCCGGAGCAGAGATCTCCACCGTAAACCCAGAGCAGTACTCCAAAAGATTCTTTGAGTTCATGTCCAACATCCTGTCATAG
- the LOC139424626 gene encoding phosphatidylinositol 5-phosphate 4-kinase type-2 beta-like isoform X3, producing MLMPDDFKAYSKIKVDNHLFNKENLPSRFKFKEYCPMVFRNLRERFSIDDQDYQNSLTRSAPLNSDSQGRFGNRFLSSYDHRFVIKTVSSEDIAEMHNILKKYHQFIVECHGSTLLPQFLGMYRLTVDGVETYLVVTRNVFSHRLTVHRKYDLKGSTVSREASDKEKLGHVRLLSMLRRRGSQKGAKELPTFKDNDFLNEGQKLQIGDDNKKYFLEKLKRDVEFLATLKIMDYSLLVGIHDVDRAEQEEMEVEAGGEEEEYENDGMGGALTGSFGTPPDSPGNPLNFGGFFSPGEFDSSVDVYAIKSNDSAVKKEVYFMAIIDILTHYDAKKKAAHAAKTVKHGAGAEISTVNPEQYSKRFFEFMSNILS from the exons ATGCTGATGCCTGATGATTTTAAAGCCTACAGTAAGATCAAAGTGGACAACCACCTATTTAACAA AGAGAACCTGCCCAGCCGTTTTAAATTCAAAGAGTACTGCCCTATGGTGTTCCGCAACCTGAGGGAGAGGTTCTCCATCGATGACCAGGATTACCAG AACTCTCTGACGAGGAGCGCCCCGCTGAACAGCGACTCCCAGGGGCGCTTTGGCAACCGCTTCCTGTCCAGCTACGACCACCGCTTCGTCATCAAGACGGTGTCCAGCGAAGACATCGCCGAGATGCACAACATCCTCAAGAAATACCACCAG TTCATAGTGGAGTGTCATGGCAGCACTCTGCTCCCCCAGTTCCTGGGCATGTACCGGCTAACAGTGGACGGGGTTGAGACGTACCTGGTGGTGACCCGTAATGTATTCAGCCACCGTCTCACCGTGCACCGCAAGTACGACCTGAAG GGTTCCACAGTCTCAAGGGAAGCCAGTGACAAAGAGAAG TTGGGCCATGTCCGACTGCTGTCCATGCTGCGCAGAAGGGGAAGTCAAAAGGGG GCCAAGGAACTCCCCACCTTTAAAGACAACGACTTTCTGAACGAGGGCCAGAAGCTGCAGATAGGAGATGACAACAAGAAGTACTTCTTGGAGAAACTAAAGCGCGACGTAGAG TTCCTGGCCACTCTGAAGATCATGGACTACAGTTTGCTGGTGGGGATCCATGATGTGGACCGGGCAgagcaggaggagatggaggtggaggcaggaggagaggaggaggagtacgaGAACGATGGGATGGGAGGAGCACTCACCGGCTCCTTCGGCACCCCTCCAGACAGCCCTGGGAACCCCCTCAACTTTGGCGGGTTCTTCAGCCCTGGCGAGTTCGACTCCTCCGTGGACGTCTACGCAATCAAGAGCAACGACA GTGCTGTGAAGAAAGAAGTGTACTTCATGGCTATCATCGACATCCTCACGCACTACGACGCTAAGAAAAAAGCTGCACATGCTGCCAAAACTGTGAAACATGGG GCCGGAGCAGAGATCTCCACCGTAAACCCAGAGCAGTACTCCAAAAGATTCTTTGAGTTCATGTCCAACATCCTGTCATAG
- the LOC139424626 gene encoding phosphatidylinositol 5-phosphate 4-kinase type-2 beta-like isoform X4 has translation MLMPDDFKAYSKIKVDNHLFNKENLPSRFKFKEYCPMVFRNLRERFSIDDQDYQNSLTRSAPLNSDSQGRFGNRFLSSYDHRFVIKTVSSEDIAEMHNILKKYHQFIVECHGSTLLPQFLGMYRLTVDGVETYLVVTRNVFSHRLTVHRKYDLKGSTVSREASDKEKAKELPTFKDNDFLNEGQKLQIGDDNKKYFLEKLKRDVEFLATLKIMDYSLLVGIHDVDRAEQEEMEVEAGGEEEEYENDGMGGALTGSFGTPPDSPGNPLNFGGFFSPGEFDSSVDVYAIKSNDSAVKKEVYFMAIIDILTHYDAKKKAAHAAKTVKHGAGAEISTVNPEQYSKRFFEFMSNILS, from the exons ATGCTGATGCCTGATGATTTTAAAGCCTACAGTAAGATCAAAGTGGACAACCACCTATTTAACAA AGAGAACCTGCCCAGCCGTTTTAAATTCAAAGAGTACTGCCCTATGGTGTTCCGCAACCTGAGGGAGAGGTTCTCCATCGATGACCAGGATTACCAG AACTCTCTGACGAGGAGCGCCCCGCTGAACAGCGACTCCCAGGGGCGCTTTGGCAACCGCTTCCTGTCCAGCTACGACCACCGCTTCGTCATCAAGACGGTGTCCAGCGAAGACATCGCCGAGATGCACAACATCCTCAAGAAATACCACCAG TTCATAGTGGAGTGTCATGGCAGCACTCTGCTCCCCCAGTTCCTGGGCATGTACCGGCTAACAGTGGACGGGGTTGAGACGTACCTGGTGGTGACCCGTAATGTATTCAGCCACCGTCTCACCGTGCACCGCAAGTACGACCTGAAG GGTTCCACAGTCTCAAGGGAAGCCAGTGACAAAGAGAAG GCCAAGGAACTCCCCACCTTTAAAGACAACGACTTTCTGAACGAGGGCCAGAAGCTGCAGATAGGAGATGACAACAAGAAGTACTTCTTGGAGAAACTAAAGCGCGACGTAGAG TTCCTGGCCACTCTGAAGATCATGGACTACAGTTTGCTGGTGGGGATCCATGATGTGGACCGGGCAgagcaggaggagatggaggtggaggcaggaggagaggaggaggagtacgaGAACGATGGGATGGGAGGAGCACTCACCGGCTCCTTCGGCACCCCTCCAGACAGCCCTGGGAACCCCCTCAACTTTGGCGGGTTCTTCAGCCCTGGCGAGTTCGACTCCTCCGTGGACGTCTACGCAATCAAGAGCAACGACA GTGCTGTGAAGAAAGAAGTGTACTTCATGGCTATCATCGACATCCTCACGCACTACGACGCTAAGAAAAAAGCTGCACATGCTGCCAAAACTGTGAAACATGGG GCCGGAGCAGAGATCTCCACCGTAAACCCAGAGCAGTACTCCAAAAGATTCTTTGAGTTCATGTCCAACATCCTGTCATAG
- the LOC139424628 gene encoding proteasome subunit beta type-3 yields MSIMSYNGGAVMAMKGKQCVAIAADRRFGVQAQMVTTDFQKIFPMGDRLYIGLAGLATDVQTVSQRLKFRLNLYELKEGRQIKPKTFMSMVSNLLYERRFGPYYIEPVIAGLDPKTFEPFICSLDLIGCPMVTEDFVVSGTCSEQMYGMCESLWEPDMEPEDLFETISQAMLNAVDRDAVSGMGVVVQVIEKDKITTRTLKARMD; encoded by the exons ATG TCTATTATGTCCTATAATGGTGGCGCCGTCATGGCGATGAAGGGTAAGCAATGTGTAGCCATTGCAGCAGATCGGAGATTCGGTGTACAGGCTCAGATGGTGACCACCGACTTCCAAAAGATCTTTCCCATGGGAGACAGACTCTACATTGGCCTGGCTGGTCTGGCTACTGACGTGCAGACAGT TTCCCAGAGGCTCAAGTTCAGATTGAACCTCTATGAGCTGAAGGAGGGGCGTCAGATCAAACCTAAGACATTCATGAGCATGGTCTCCAACCTGCTCTATGAGAGGAG ATTTGGGCCATACTACATTGAGCCTGTGATCGCTGGTCTGGACCCCAAGACCTTTGAGCCATTCATCTGCTCCCTGGACCTGATTGGCTGCCCCATGGTGACAGAGGACTTTGTTGTGAGCGGCACTTGCTCAGAGCAGATGTACGGCATGTGTGAATCTCTCTGGGAGCCAGACATG GAACCAGAGGACCTGTTTGAGACCATCTCCCAAGCCATGCTGAATGCAGTGGACAGGGATGCCGTTTCAGGCATGGGTGTCGTCGTGCAAGTCAT TGAGAAGGACAAGATCACCACACGTACCCTGAAGGCCCGAATGGATTAA
- the LOC139424629 gene encoding pre-mRNA-splicing factor CWC25 homolog, producing the protein MGGGDLNLKKSWHPQTMKNIERVWKAEQKHEAEAKKIEELQKELREERAREDITRFAQQTGALKKKDDRLDWMYQGPGGQVSRDEYLLGRPIDKQITQQFEEPENGPSEQTGLLPGSIFNPSTPASNLDMAAKIREDPLFDIKKREEEKRREVLTNPVKMKKIKEMLRQNLEKKDKKKKRKKDKKEKREEKERRKEKKHKRRSLSSSSEDEDKKHRHHSKEESKETTHSHSHHRNVPAGYGLQFPAGRHHQSSKPPNHSRHRSQERSCSRSPQRTDGNGHHSSHRTDNHSSNRTDNHSSHKSENHSSHRTDQFKVPQFQRPKAPSPQKDRYQRRQSSTTKCLSAEELEKKRREMMDFAKQRDEEREINIRSYKRQDEKEREKEKGGKHDRNAGFIHNMKLESASTSSLEDRVKRNIHSIQRTPASLEKNFMRR; encoded by the exons ATGGGAGGAGGTGACCTC AACTTGAAGAAAAGCTGGCATCCCCAGACTATGAAAAACATAGAGCGGGTATGGAAGGCTGAACAGAAGCACGAGGCTGAGGCGAAGAAGATCGAGGAGCTTCAGAAGGAGCTGAGAGAGGAACGAGCTCGAGAAGATATCACCAGATTCGCTCAGCAGACTGGGGCTCTAAA GAAAAAAGATGACCGGTTGGACTGGATGTACCAGGGGCCAGGTGGTCAGGTGTCCCGTGATGAGTACCTGCTGGGCCGCCCCATCGACAAGCAGATTACCCAGCAGTTTGAGGAGCCAGAGAATGGTCCATCCGAACAAACCGGCCTCCTGCCTGGCTCAATCTTCAACCCCTCCACCCCTGCATCCAACCTCGACATGGCCGCCAAGATCAGAGAGGACCCGCTGTTTGATATCAA GAaacgagaggaggagaagaggagggaggtctTGACAAACCCAGTGAAAATGAAGAAGATCAAAGAAATG CTGCGTCAGAATCTTGAAAAGAAGGACAAgaaaaagaagaggaagaaggacAAGAAGGAGaaaagggaagagaaggagaggagaaaggagaagaagCATAAGAGAAGGAGCTTGAGCTCAAGCTCTGAGGATGAAGACAAAAAACACAG GCACCATTCTAAAGAGGAATCCAAAGAAACAACGCACTCACATTCCCACCACCGCAATGTCCCAGCTGGCTATGGACTACAG TTTCCAGCTGGGAGGCATCATCAGTCCTCGAAGCCCCCCAACCACTCGAGGCACCGTTCTCAGGAGAGGAGCTGCTCTCGATCGCCTCAAAGGACAGATGGGAACGGCCATCATTCCTCTCACAGGACAGACAACCATTCCTCtaacaggacagacaaccactCCTCTCACAAATCAGAGAACCACTCATCCCATAGGACAGACCAGTTCAAAGTTCCACAGTTCCAGCGTCCCAAAGCCCCCAGCCCACAGAAAGATCGCTACCAGAGGCGTCAGAGCAGTACCACCAA ATGTCTCTCTGCTGAAGAgctggagaagaagaggagagagatgatggACTTTGCCAAACAGAGAGACGAAGAGCGTGAAATCAACATTAGAAGTTACAAACGGCAGGATGAGAAGGagcgggagaaagagaaaggcggCAAGCATGACCGCAACGCTGGCTTTATCCA TAACATGAAGCTGGAGAGTGCGTCCACCTCATCCTTGGAGGACCGAGTCAAGAGAAACATCCACTCCATACAGAGGACCCCCGCATCCCTGGAGAAGAATTTCATGAGGAGATGA